From a region of the Neobacillus niacini genome:
- a CDS encoding ABC transporter ATP-binding protein translates to MQSMRWVWGYIRNFRIRLFSGLFLALVISILNMLNPYFAGKIVDKVIYGQENELLWIFLGSMIGITVVKTVVRYNYQLMFERVSQSVIFTIREKLYDRLNQLDFRFFDQTKTGDIMARMTGDLEAVRHFTAWTIYMIFENLTILLFAIGFMFYIHPPLALAMLAITPIIGFFAMRLSLTVKPTFSAIRGQFAKLNSVVQENISGNRVVKAFAKEGYEIEKFSKENEAFKEKNLASSRVWEKYLPILDSLAGVLTVVMIVVGGYMVINQSLTMGELVTFNSLIWALNNPMRMAGWLINDVQRFVASAEKVEELLNTKPEIKNETKRYNVKHLKGVVEFEQVSFSYGDEQVLNDINFNIRQGQTVGIIGPTGAGKSTLVNLLSRFYDASKGEVRVDGLNVRDWDIHKLRNSMATVMQDIFLFSDTIEGNIAYGNPNASFEAVQAAAKMAEADGFISKLPEGYDTIIGERGVGLSGGQRQRIALARAILKNPSILILDDTTSALDMETELRIQKTLKSFLKEKTCFIIAHRISSVKDADLILVMENGTIVERGNHKELLAKKGSYYKVFNNQVGNFDGMHDLEEVNYLNGAQ, encoded by the coding sequence ATGCAAAGCATGCGCTGGGTATGGGGGTATATAAGGAATTTTCGGATAAGGTTATTTAGCGGTCTTTTTCTAGCGTTAGTGATTTCTATTTTAAATATGCTTAACCCTTATTTTGCTGGAAAAATCGTTGATAAGGTTATTTATGGCCAAGAGAATGAACTATTATGGATTTTTTTAGGTTCAATGATTGGCATAACTGTTGTTAAGACAGTGGTTCGCTATAATTATCAGTTAATGTTCGAACGTGTTTCCCAAAGTGTCATATTCACCATACGGGAAAAATTATATGACCGGCTTAACCAATTAGATTTTAGGTTTTTCGATCAGACAAAAACAGGAGATATCATGGCTCGAATGACGGGGGATTTAGAAGCTGTCAGGCATTTTACGGCATGGACGATTTATATGATATTTGAGAATCTTACCATCCTGCTATTTGCCATTGGGTTTATGTTCTATATCCATCCGCCGTTAGCGTTAGCTATGCTTGCGATAACACCAATTATTGGATTCTTTGCGATGCGTTTATCCTTAACGGTCAAACCAACGTTTTCGGCCATTAGGGGACAGTTTGCAAAATTAAATTCAGTTGTCCAGGAAAACATAAGCGGAAATCGTGTTGTAAAGGCTTTTGCTAAGGAAGGGTACGAAATTGAAAAGTTTTCAAAAGAAAATGAAGCCTTCAAGGAGAAGAACCTTGCCTCCTCAAGAGTTTGGGAAAAGTATCTGCCTATACTCGATTCACTTGCAGGGGTATTAACAGTGGTAATGATCGTAGTTGGAGGATACATGGTTATTAATCAGTCTCTGACTATGGGTGAGTTGGTTACATTTAATTCATTAATCTGGGCATTAAATAATCCAATGCGTATGGCTGGGTGGTTGATTAATGATGTACAAAGGTTTGTTGCATCCGCTGAAAAAGTAGAGGAATTATTAAATACAAAACCAGAAATAAAGAATGAAACAAAAAGGTACAATGTTAAACATCTCAAGGGTGTAGTGGAATTTGAACAAGTTTCCTTTAGCTATGGTGACGAACAAGTATTAAATGATATAAACTTCAACATTAGGCAGGGACAAACGGTAGGCATTATCGGTCCTACAGGGGCTGGTAAATCGACATTAGTTAATCTTCTAAGCCGGTTTTATGACGCTTCTAAAGGAGAAGTAAGAGTAGATGGACTTAATGTAAGAGATTGGGATATTCATAAATTGAGAAATAGCATGGCTACAGTTATGCAGGATATATTTCTATTTTCAGATACCATTGAAGGAAATATAGCTTATGGTAACCCAAATGCGTCCTTCGAAGCTGTTCAAGCTGCGGCCAAAATGGCAGAAGCAGATGGTTTTATTTCAAAGCTGCCAGAAGGGTACGACACCATTATTGGAGAACGGGGAGTAGGTCTTTCCGGAGGACAGCGGCAACGAATTGCATTAGCGCGTGCGATACTAAAAAACCCATCCATCTTGATTTTGGACGATACAACATCCGCATTGGATATGGAAACAGAGCTTCGTATTCAAAAAACCTTAAAATCATTTCTAAAGGAAAAAACCTGTTTTATTATTGCTCATCGAATTTCATCCGTAAAAGATGCAGATTTAATTCTTGTAATGGAAAATGGCACAATTGTTGAAAGAGGGAATCATAAAGAATTGCTTGCGAAAAAAGGAAGTTACTACAAAGTATTTAATAATCAAGTGGGAAACTTTGATGGTATGCATGACCTTGAGGAGGTGAACTATCTCAATGGCGCGCAATAA
- a CDS encoding helix-turn-helix domain-containing protein, which yields MLQLFAPPLPTLLAAGQNTFDIGQSHINRCKIGVFDLLVVTKGTLHMGEDNRQFQVSRGETLILYPDRHHFSISPCDQITHFFWIHFTASKGWQDLTTSKPCQYGEKATGERRNVFVENPFGITLPQYCKLSNLESIEQLCLKIISSEHESFHTREWQRQILFQQLLQELSTHMKSANPMPALAVAEKAAFYLRKNYAQKVTYEDLGHALRFHPNHIARCMIQAFGCTPIEYINRIRIDQAKILLVSTDWSTDRISEACGFTQSAYFSRVFKKIEKLSPSQFRKQYVGNIL from the coding sequence ATGCTTCAATTATTTGCCCCTCCCCTGCCAACCTTGCTTGCAGCTGGTCAAAATACTTTTGATATTGGACAGTCGCATATAAATCGTTGCAAGATTGGTGTTTTTGATTTGTTAGTTGTCACAAAAGGAACATTGCACATGGGAGAAGATAACCGACAATTCCAAGTTAGCAGAGGGGAGACACTTATCCTCTACCCCGACCGGCACCATTTTTCTATTTCGCCCTGTGACCAAATTACTCACTTTTTTTGGATTCATTTCACTGCTTCTAAAGGCTGGCAGGACCTAACGACATCTAAACCCTGCCAATACGGTGAAAAAGCAACTGGAGAGCGAAGAAACGTTTTTGTTGAAAACCCTTTCGGAATTACACTGCCTCAGTATTGTAAATTATCCAATCTGGAATCGATCGAACAACTGTGTTTGAAGATTATTTCTTCTGAACATGAGTCGTTCCACACTAGAGAATGGCAGCGTCAAATTCTCTTTCAACAATTACTTCAGGAGCTTTCAACACATATGAAATCAGCAAATCCTATGCCTGCATTAGCTGTAGCAGAAAAGGCTGCCTTCTATTTAAGGAAAAATTATGCCCAAAAGGTCACTTACGAAGACCTTGGCCATGCCCTCAGGTTCCATCCTAATCATATTGCAAGATGTATGATTCAGGCTTTTGGCTGTACGCCGATTGAATATATTAATAGAATACGTATAGACCAAGCAAAGATTCTGCTCGTTTCAACAGATTGGAGTACGGATAGAATTTCAGAAGCCTGCGGATTCACCCAGTCCGCATATTTCAGCAGAGTCTTTAAAAAAATAGAAAAATTATCGCCTAGTCAATTTCGAAAGCAATATGTTGGGAACATTCTGTAA